From the Oleiphilus messinensis genome, one window contains:
- the livH gene encoding high-affinity branched-chain amino acid ABC transporter permease LivH, producing MLEFTLYFLQQLLNGLTIGSTYALIAIGYTMVYGIIGMINFAHGEIYMIGMYVSFVAIAGVTMMGITFLPLVLLLALLAAVLISSTFGWSVERVAYRPLRGGNRLIPLISAIGMSIFLQNYVRLAQGSRDVAIPSLIEGNWSFGPSDGFQATVSLMQVIIWVTTVIAMFALTQFIARSRTGRACRAVSEDLKMANLLGIDTNRIISVTFVIGAALAAVAGLLLGLYYGVTNPYIGFIAGLKAFTAAVLGGIGSIPGAMLGGLILGVTESMTAAYFSSEYKDVVSFGLLVVILLFRPTGLLGKPEVEKI from the coding sequence ATGCTGGAGTTTACGCTCTATTTTCTTCAACAATTGCTCAACGGACTGACCATTGGTAGTACCTATGCACTAATTGCGATCGGCTACACCATGGTGTACGGCATCATCGGAATGATCAACTTCGCCCACGGTGAGATCTATATGATCGGGATGTACGTCTCGTTCGTTGCAATCGCCGGAGTCACCATGATGGGCATAACGTTTTTACCCTTGGTATTATTGCTGGCCCTATTAGCAGCAGTCCTGATTTCCAGCACCTTTGGCTGGTCAGTAGAAAGGGTTGCCTATCGGCCATTACGGGGCGGTAACCGGCTTATCCCGCTCATCTCCGCCATTGGTATGTCCATATTCCTGCAGAACTATGTCCGTTTGGCGCAAGGTTCCCGAGATGTCGCAATTCCCAGCCTGATCGAAGGAAACTGGTCATTCGGTCCCAGTGACGGCTTTCAGGCTACCGTATCCCTCATGCAAGTCATCATTTGGGTCACCACCGTTATCGCAATGTTTGCATTGACACAATTTATCGCACGCTCGCGAACCGGTCGGGCCTGTAGAGCGGTATCGGAAGACTTGAAAATGGCAAACCTATTGGGAATCGATACCAATCGAATTATTTCTGTTACCTTTGTCATCGGTGCTGCGCTCGCCGCTGTAGCAGGCTTACTGCTCGGTTTGTACTACGGCGTAACCAACCCTTACATCGGCTTTATTGCGGGTTTGAAAGCATTTACCGCAGCAGTGCTGGGGGGTATCGGCAGTATTCCTGGCGCCATGCTGGGCGGACTCATTCTCGGTGTGACTGAAAGCATGACAGCCGCTTACTTTTCATCCGAATACAAAGATGTTGTCTCATTCGGTCTGCTCGTCGTTATCCTGCTCTTCCGACCTACCGGGCTTTTGGGCAAACCGGAGGTTGAAAAAATATGA
- a CDS encoding branched-chain amino acid ABC transporter substrate-binding protein, translating into MSKVRKSLLGLGVSAALFGATLAQADNIKVALAGPVTGPVAQYGDMQMIGAQMAIEKINEAGGINGDKLEGIIYDDACDPKQAVAVANKIVNDGIQFVVGHLCSSSTQPASDVYEDEGILMVTAASTNPEITERGYKMLFRTIGLDSHQGPVAGNYIAQKIKPKNLAVIHDKQQYGEGIATAVKQTVEKQGINVVMFEGITAGDKDFSSLIAKMKKANVDFVYYGGYHPELGLILRQSADQGLNSKFMGPEGVGNKDISNIAGEASEGLLVTLPPSFDKDPKNKSLVDSFVAKEQDPSGAFVMTAYSAVQVMADAMKMTKSTDTDKIQKALRENTFDTPTGKIAFDNKGDLKSFDFVIYEWHSDGTKTAVK; encoded by the coding sequence ATGAGCAAAGTTAGAAAATCATTACTTGGGTTAGGCGTTTCTGCGGCACTGTTTGGTGCTACGCTGGCGCAGGCAGACAATATCAAAGTCGCCCTGGCTGGACCCGTTACCGGACCCGTCGCTCAGTATGGCGATATGCAAATGATTGGCGCACAAATGGCCATTGAAAAAATCAACGAAGCGGGCGGTATCAATGGCGATAAGCTGGAAGGTATCATTTATGACGATGCCTGTGATCCCAAACAAGCAGTAGCCGTTGCGAACAAAATTGTTAACGACGGGATTCAATTTGTGGTTGGCCACCTTTGCTCCAGTTCCACTCAGCCCGCATCAGACGTATATGAAGATGAAGGCATTCTGATGGTGACTGCCGCATCAACCAACCCGGAAATTACCGAACGCGGTTACAAAATGTTGTTCCGTACCATCGGTCTTGATAGCCACCAGGGGCCGGTTGCAGGTAATTATATCGCCCAGAAAATCAAACCCAAGAACCTGGCGGTTATCCACGACAAACAACAGTACGGTGAAGGTATCGCAACTGCAGTAAAGCAAACTGTAGAAAAACAAGGTATCAATGTTGTGATGTTCGAAGGGATTACAGCAGGGGATAAAGACTTCTCCTCATTAATCGCCAAAATGAAAAAAGCCAATGTTGATTTCGTATACTACGGCGGGTATCACCCTGAGCTCGGTTTGATCTTGCGTCAATCTGCAGATCAGGGACTGAACTCCAAGTTCATGGGCCCGGAAGGCGTCGGGAACAAAGACATCAGCAACATTGCTGGCGAAGCGTCTGAAGGTCTATTGGTAACCTTGCCACCAAGCTTTGATAAAGACCCTAAAAACAAATCTCTGGTAGATTCTTTCGTGGCCAAGGAACAAGACCCAAGCGGTGCATTCGTAATGACTGCATATTCAGCCGTACAGGTCATGGCCGATGCGATGAAAATGACAAAATCAACCGATACTGACAAAATTCAAAAAGCGCTGCGCGAGAATACATTTGATACCCCAACCGGAAAAATCGCTTTCGATAACAAAGGTGATTTGAAAAGTTTTGACTTTGTTATCTACGAATGGCATTCCGATGGAACAAAAACTGCTGTAAAATAG
- a CDS encoding DMT family transporter codes for MRTLFADLEARRGGAATGVILMLLCVFVTACAGAMTKHIVDQVPVATIICIQYAVCLLFCLPHLLRHRQAVWKTQRLGTHIVRGIGGCLCFIFYYLAIENVPLVEAALLRSASPLCVPLVIWAISGKRIHRLHWIPIILGMCGVALILKPTSHEVSIWHLVGFMSALSLAVSMVFTRGLTFTEPGYRILFYYFLISVLFALPWMLYHWQPIPPETWPFLVGIGVSIYVALWLYTEAYRFAQASLISSFSYFGVVFAGILGWIFWKQLPDMISFAGIGLVVAGGILMLWIGERTSKQPSGVSNQRP; via the coding sequence TTGAGAACACTGTTTGCAGATCTCGAAGCGCGTCGTGGTGGAGCCGCAACCGGTGTAATTCTGATGCTGCTCTGCGTTTTCGTTACCGCTTGTGCAGGCGCGATGACGAAACATATTGTCGATCAGGTTCCGGTGGCGACGATAATCTGCATTCAGTACGCCGTGTGTCTGCTGTTTTGTTTACCCCATCTGCTTCGGCATCGGCAAGCGGTTTGGAAAACCCAACGATTGGGAACGCATATCGTACGGGGTATTGGTGGGTGCCTTTGTTTTATTTTCTATTACTTGGCCATCGAGAATGTGCCTCTGGTGGAAGCGGCACTTTTGAGGAGTGCATCCCCGTTGTGTGTGCCATTAGTGATCTGGGCGATATCGGGGAAACGTATCCACCGGCTGCACTGGATACCAATTATTCTGGGCATGTGTGGTGTGGCACTGATATTGAAGCCGACATCTCATGAAGTCAGTATTTGGCATCTGGTCGGATTTATGTCCGCCCTCAGTTTGGCGGTGTCTATGGTGTTTACCCGCGGGCTGACCTTCACTGAACCGGGCTACCGTATTCTATTCTATTATTTTTTGATTTCGGTTTTATTTGCATTGCCCTGGATGCTTTACCATTGGCAACCCATCCCCCCTGAAACATGGCCTTTTTTAGTGGGAATAGGAGTGTCTATTTATGTCGCGCTCTGGCTCTATACCGAGGCGTACCGGTTTGCGCAAGCCAGTTTGATATCGTCCTTTAGTTACTTCGGTGTTGTATTTGCGGGAATACTGGGCTGGATCTTCTGGAAACAACTGCCCGATATGATTTCATTTGCAGGCATTGGACTGGTTGTTGCGGGGGGGATTTTAATGCTCTGGATTGGTGAACGAACGTCTAAGCAGCCGTCGGGCGTTAGCAATCAACGCCCTTGA